From Candidatus Margulisiibacteriota bacterium, a single genomic window includes:
- a CDS encoding ATP-dependent helicase has translation LNRSYRCPENILKAAGQVLQKKYLLSGKTDPVKIHLQQCETDRSEADWIAAQIEKMIGGVASFSRDSGISDGQQSEHIGSFRDFAILCRTTRLFSTITKALEDHGIAYQVVGTEPFYRTEPFRSVIKSFKDAFLARNKEGQQKIENNIAFEVESMIKQKKSLAQILHRLLIDYQLSDEDQQRLENMARPFGADYLGFLSALNTRQGIDDYNDKVEAVSVMTMHAAKGLEFNCVFIPACEDNVLPFTFFGIKTSEEIKEEERLFYVSLTRTRKYLYISFARKRTIKYKVLKQEKSPFLDRLEKKLYELQKQTTKNDEKEKFDQLQMF, from the coding sequence CTGAACAGAAGTTATCGCTGTCCGGAAAATATTCTGAAAGCCGCCGGACAGGTGTTACAAAAAAAATATTTATTAAGTGGCAAGACCGATCCTGTAAAAATTCATCTGCAGCAATGCGAAACCGATAGAAGCGAGGCAGACTGGATAGCTGCGCAAATCGAGAAGATGATCGGAGGAGTAGCCAGCTTTTCCAGGGATAGCGGTATAAGCGACGGGCAGCAGAGCGAGCATATCGGCAGCTTCAGGGATTTTGCTATTTTATGCCGCACAACCCGCCTGTTTTCTACAATTACCAAAGCGCTGGAAGACCATGGAATAGCTTATCAAGTGGTGGGCACAGAGCCTTTTTACAGGACCGAACCCTTCAGGTCTGTAATCAAGTCATTTAAAGATGCTTTCCTCGCCCGCAATAAGGAAGGGCAGCAAAAAATAGAGAACAATATAGCTTTTGAAGTTGAGAGCATGATAAAACAGAAAAAGAGCCTGGCCCAAATTTTACATCGACTGCTTATAGACTATCAGTTGTCTGATGAAGACCAGCAAAGGCTGGAAAATATGGCCCGGCCATTTGGCGCGGATTATCTTGGTTTTCTTAGCGCCCTGAATACCCGTCAGGGCATAGATGATTATAACGACAAGGTAGAAGCGGTCTCGGTAATGACCATGCATGCAGCAAAGGGCCTGGAATTCAATTGTGTATTTATCCCTGCCTGTGAAGACAATGTTTTGCCTTTTACTTTTTTTGGGATCAAGACCTCAGAAGAAATCAAAGAAGAGGAACGGTTGTTTTATGTAAGCCTGACGAGGACCAGGAAGTATCTTTATATATCTTTTGCCAGAAAAAGGACAATTAAATATAAAGTGCTGAAACAGGAAAAAAGCCCGTTTCTTGACCGTTTGGAGAAAAAACTATACGAACTGCAAAAACAAACGACAAAAAATGATGAAAAAGAGAAATTCGATCAACTGCAAATGTTTTAG
- a CDS encoding radical SAM protein: MKHKILSLNCNIENFICENSNEATYLPYDYIKYFYQKLKPYINNWIKNIHMPPYELEWQISSQCNLRCVYCIGSRVSTSADDTGLKDVFTEDNVIRVAHAIAKLEINNLRVSLVKFSGLRGDPLHNKIRRATIKAMKALIETQDQIDIALFTNGQGLTKRDGLYEALRFARYINISLDAGLQSYMQVKRPKDKRNNFTNVINNISEFINFCCKNNSETAVNLSFVIIPENIRDISSVINIARDCGANAIRFKCDIGEQFLLNDSQRDRAYEQIEKAISLFATDKFVIHTTHSAEECKNKTYRLWKQQYPGKCYFYKFFSTIASDGNIYLCDHNSLKGAYSPGNVLREPFNELWEKISKGEFSTAHCYSKVCPPFANSSNFLLEFLWKHRKNI; encoded by the coding sequence ATGAAACATAAAATTTTGAGCCTAAACTGTAATATAGAAAATTTTATTTGTGAAAACTCGAATGAAGCAACATATCTGCCCTATGACTATATAAAATACTTTTATCAGAAATTGAAACCATATATAAACAACTGGATAAAGAATATCCATATGCCACCATATGAGCTTGAATGGCAGATCAGCAGTCAATGCAATTTGCGTTGTGTATATTGTATAGGAAGCAGGGTTAGCACAAGTGCAGATGACACCGGGCTAAAAGATGTATTTACAGAAGATAATGTGATAAGGGTAGCTCATGCGATAGCAAAACTTGAGATTAACAACTTAAGAGTTTCGTTAGTTAAATTCTCAGGGCTCAGGGGTGATCCTCTACATAACAAAATAAGGCGAGCAACTATTAAAGCCATGAAAGCATTAATTGAGACACAGGATCAGATAGATATTGCCTTGTTTACAAATGGCCAGGGACTGACAAAAAGGGACGGGCTATATGAGGCTTTGCGATTTGCCAGATATATCAACATCAGCCTGGATGCAGGATTGCAATCTTACATGCAGGTGAAAAGACCCAAAGACAAAAGAAATAATTTTACAAACGTAATTAATAATATCTCGGAATTTATAAATTTTTGTTGCAAAAATAACAGCGAAACAGCCGTAAATTTAAGCTTTGTAATAATTCCTGAAAACATCAGGGATATCTCAAGCGTTATTAATATTGCCAGAGATTGCGGTGCGAATGCGATAAGGTTTAAATGCGACATCGGGGAACAGTTTTTGTTAAATGATTCACAAAGGGACCGGGCCTATGAACAAATTGAAAAAGCAATCAGTTTATTTGCCACAGATAAATTTGTTATACATACAACTCATTCCGCTGAAGAATGTAAAAATAAAACATATCGTTTGTGGAAGCAGCAGTATCCGGGGAAATGTTATTTTTATAAATTTTTTTCAACAATTGCTTCTGATGGAAACATTTATCTATGTGATCATAATTCCCTGAAAGGCGCATACAGCCCCGGCAATGTTTTGCGGGAACCTTTTAATGAATTATGGGAAAAGATAAGTAAAGGAGAATTCAGCACTGCGCATTGTTATAGCAAGGTCTGTCCTCCATTCGCTAACTCCAGTAATTTTTTGCTGGAGTTTTTATGGAAACACAGAAAAAATATTTAG
- a CDS encoding efflux RND transporter permease subunit, with translation MNITEIAIKRPVMAWMVMGALIFFGIISFQRMGVSQMPDVDFPVITVSIGYPGAAPEIIESDVVDIVEDAIMGVEGVKSITSTCRNGSARISIEFDLNRKVDVALQEVQAKLAQAQRLLPDAIDPPVISKSNPEDQPIMWITVSSEKRPRKEIMTYVRDIVKNKFTSLPGVGDVMLGGYVDPALRVWVNKKALNQYNLTVQDIINSIQSEHVELPAGSIDNATKQFTIRTMGEAGNVKEFENIRMNSRGGQPNFIPLYLRQVASIDDSLADVQRISRANGKAAVGLGILKQRGSNAVEVGNSVKERIKSLQKELPPDFNIGVRIDTTKFISEAVHELLITLIIAVFLTSFVCWLFLGSWSATFNVLLAIPTSIIGTFIVLYFSHFTLNTFTLMALSLAIGIVVDDAIMVLENIIRHNQKGQSRLESARQGTREISFAALAATLAIIAIFLPVAFMSGIIGKFFFQFGVTMTVAVALSLFEALTLTPMRCSQFIGAEEHATFIGKAFARGFEGVRTFYRYLLEKALKVRIWVIIISLLLFSFSLIIAKHLRSEFVPAQDQSMFLVRVKAPAGSSLEYTDNVAKQIESFLSKRQEIEGYFSTVGGFGGNDATAANIFVSMKPKAQRGVDKTKRKTLSQLEFMNLARGQLKKNIKGAKIYLQDLSMRSFGAGMGFPVEFTVRGPDWDTLGKNSMALLDKLEQNPSLTDVGTDYILGMQEIEIIPDRQQASLRGVSLIAIGQTIQAMVGGLAVSRFEANGHRYDIIVKLPKSELNDTQILDGLYVRNNRGETIPLYQLVKVVRKPVLQSITRIDRERAITIFANIKTGASQAEVIKQIEQIAKNFLPPGYRIVMSGNAKAARESMQSLLGALVLGILIAYMILASQFNSYKHPFIILLALPFSVTGALIALLLTNQSLSIYSMIGLILLMGIVKKNSILLVDFTNQMRDTGKDVKTALLEACPIRLRPILMTSLATIAGAVPSALATGPGAETRIPMAVAVIGGVLVSTLLTLFVVPCFYSLTNKDKKKLSAKKSKIQ, from the coding sequence ATGAACATAACAGAAATAGCGATCAAGCGTCCTGTTATGGCCTGGATGGTTATGGGAGCTTTGATTTTTTTTGGAATTATCAGCTTCCAACGTATGGGCGTAAGTCAGATGCCGGATGTGGATTTCCCCGTAATAACTGTAAGTATAGGCTATCCGGGTGCTGCACCGGAAATTATCGAATCGGATGTTGTTGATATTGTTGAGGATGCCATCATGGGCGTTGAAGGAGTTAAGTCTATTACCTCTACCTGCCGAAATGGTTCTGCCAGGATTTCAATAGAATTTGATCTGAACAGAAAAGTCGATGTTGCCCTGCAGGAAGTACAAGCCAAACTTGCACAGGCACAAAGGTTACTGCCGGATGCTATAGACCCTCCGGTAATCAGCAAATCAAACCCAGAGGATCAGCCAATAATGTGGATTACAGTGAGCAGTGAGAAAAGGCCGCGCAAGGAAATCATGACCTATGTACGTGATATTGTTAAGAATAAATTTACCAGCCTGCCGGGTGTAGGCGATGTTATGCTGGGAGGATATGTAGATCCCGCCCTGCGTGTCTGGGTAAACAAAAAAGCGCTTAATCAATATAATTTAACCGTACAGGACATTATTAACTCTATTCAGTCTGAACATGTGGAACTACCTGCCGGCTCTATAGATAACGCTACCAAGCAATTTACCATTCGTACCATGGGAGAGGCAGGAAATGTTAAAGAGTTTGAAAATATCCGCATGAACAGCAGGGGCGGGCAGCCAAATTTCATTCCTTTATATTTGCGGCAAGTTGCCAGTATTGATGATAGCCTCGCAGATGTTCAGCGTATAAGCAGGGCCAATGGCAAAGCAGCGGTAGGCTTGGGAATATTGAAACAGCGCGGATCTAACGCTGTAGAAGTAGGAAATTCTGTTAAAGAACGGATAAAAAGTTTACAAAAAGAGTTACCGCCAGATTTTAATATAGGTGTCCGAATAGATACGACCAAGTTTATCAGTGAAGCTGTCCATGAATTATTAATAACTTTAATAATCGCTGTTTTTCTGACTTCTTTTGTCTGCTGGCTCTTCCTGGGATCATGGTCAGCCACATTTAATGTGCTGCTGGCTATTCCGACTTCGATTATTGGTACTTTTATTGTTTTATACTTTTCACACTTTACCTTAAATACTTTTACTTTAATGGCACTAAGCCTGGCCATAGGTATTGTTGTCGATGATGCAATTATGGTCCTGGAAAATATTATAAGACACAACCAGAAAGGACAGAGCAGGCTGGAAAGTGCCCGGCAGGGCACACGCGAGATATCGTTTGCAGCTTTGGCCGCAACACTGGCTATTATCGCGATATTTTTACCTGTAGCCTTTATGAGCGGAATAATCGGGAAATTTTTCTTTCAGTTTGGCGTAACTATGACTGTGGCCGTTGCCTTATCTTTATTTGAAGCCCTTACCCTGACACCTATGCGCTGTTCGCAATTTATTGGCGCGGAAGAACATGCTACCTTTATAGGTAAAGCCTTTGCCAGAGGTTTTGAAGGGGTTAGAACTTTTTACAGATATTTGCTGGAAAAAGCCCTTAAAGTAAGAATATGGGTGATAATAATATCTTTGTTATTATTTTCATTCAGTCTAATTATCGCTAAACATTTACGCAGCGAATTTGTGCCGGCACAAGACCAGAGTATGTTCCTTGTCAGAGTGAAAGCTCCGGCTGGCTCTTCTTTGGAATATACAGATAATGTTGCCAAGCAAATAGAAAGTTTTTTAAGTAAACGCCAGGAAATAGAAGGATATTTTTCTACTGTGGGTGGTTTTGGGGGTAATGACGCGACAGCAGCTAATATTTTTGTAAGCATGAAGCCTAAGGCACAAAGAGGTGTAGATAAAACAAAAAGAAAAACATTGTCCCAACTGGAATTTATGAATCTTGCCAGAGGTCAGTTAAAGAAAAATATTAAGGGAGCAAAAATATATCTGCAGGATCTTTCTATGCGCAGCTTTGGAGCGGGCATGGGTTTTCCCGTTGAATTTACAGTAAGAGGTCCTGATTGGGATACTTTGGGCAAAAACAGCATGGCCCTGCTGGACAAACTGGAGCAGAATCCTTCCTTAACAGATGTAGGAACAGATTATATATTGGGTATGCAGGAAATAGAAATTATTCCTGACCGCCAACAGGCATCTCTAAGGGGCGTAAGCCTTATAGCCATCGGGCAAACCATTCAGGCTATGGTCGGAGGCCTTGCTGTAAGCAGGTTTGAAGCAAACGGTCATCGTTATGACATTATTGTTAAGCTTCCGAAGTCCGAATTAAATGATACCCAAATTTTAGATGGGTTATATGTTAGAAACAACAGAGGAGAAACCATTCCTCTTTATCAGCTGGTAAAAGTAGTAAGAAAACCTGTCCTGCAAAGTATTACAAGAATAGATAGAGAAAGGGCTATTACAATTTTTGCGAATATAAAAACAGGGGCTTCACAGGCCGAGGTTATAAAACAAATAGAACAAATAGCCAAGAATTTTCTTCCACCAGGATACCGTATAGTTATGTCCGGCAATGCCAAGGCGGCCAGAGAATCAATGCAAAGCCTCTTGGGAGCACTTGTACTTGGTATTTTAATAGCTTATATGATACTGGCGTCGCAGTTTAACAGTTATAAGCATCCGTTTATCATTTTGCTGGCGTTGCCTTTCAGTGTTACCGGAGCATTAATTGCCCTGCTTTTAACCAATCAATCCCTAAGTATTTACAGTATGATCGGGTTGATTCTGCTGATGGGCATTGTAAAAAAGAACTCAATACTTTTAGTTGACTTTACAAACCAGATGCGGGACACAGGCAAAGATGTGAAGACAGCGCTTTTGGAAGCTTGCCCAATAAGACTTAGACCGATTCTTATGACTTCGCTGGCAACAATTGCCGGCGCGGTTCCTTCAGCCCTGGCTACCGGTCCTGGCGCTGAAACCAGAATTCCCATGGCAGTAGCGGTTATCGGCGGTGTGCTGGTGTCTACACTGCTGACGCTTTTTGTGGTCCCCTGTTTTTACAGTCTGACCAATAAAGACAAGAAAAAGTTATCAGCCAAAAAGTCTAAAATCCAATAA
- a CDS encoding TolC family protein — MNKIRLIIFAFFLASCLYAQSNSYSLEDCFPLALSRSEVLADEQEQVIQAEERYKQAVAALFPNVGGVISHTKQDPSGTIYTDQVNIKLTATQPLFRGFRLVGAIKQNESLLKAQKQAKEAAALLIYADVSRSFYLLLYLQRDKQLLEEQLSLYDKRLQELTERYKIGRSRQTEILSFEVSRSQLKTQIAQSQAQIQIAENLLSFFTGLAEPIMLKEEENTASTLKSVNDYKKRIKLRPDMQAAEYKIAAAKTGVEVAAGAMWWPAVDLNGNYYLQHAVPNQSVLWDAQILFTFPSFINNPAEFSTNTALSVQRQYEIAFSLLERKTEEDIDDLYNTLESEKAQIQHLENAYDFSAKNVKSVIQDYRLGLSNNLDVLQALNAFIDTRRALNKVRYAYKTDFADLAAIVVDVPLKGAK, encoded by the coding sequence ATGAATAAAATACGCCTAATTATTTTTGCTTTTTTTTTAGCTTCCTGTTTATATGCACAGAGTAACTCTTATTCTCTGGAAGATTGCTTTCCTCTGGCTTTATCCAGAAGTGAAGTACTGGCTGATGAACAGGAACAGGTTATTCAAGCCGAGGAGCGATACAAACAGGCTGTTGCAGCCTTGTTTCCGAATGTTGGAGGGGTTATTTCACACACAAAGCAGGACCCCAGCGGCACTATATACACAGATCAGGTAAACATTAAGTTAACTGCTACACAACCGCTTTTCAGAGGTTTTCGTCTGGTTGGGGCTATTAAACAAAATGAAAGTCTGCTAAAAGCACAAAAGCAAGCTAAAGAAGCTGCGGCCCTTCTAATTTACGCAGATGTTTCCCGATCATTTTATTTATTGTTGTATTTGCAGCGCGACAAACAATTACTGGAAGAACAATTAAGTTTATACGACAAACGTTTGCAGGAGTTAACTGAAAGATACAAGATCGGCAGATCGAGGCAAACCGAGATTTTAAGTTTTGAAGTATCCAGGTCTCAGCTTAAAACACAAATCGCACAGTCGCAAGCACAAATTCAGATAGCCGAGAATTTGTTAAGTTTTTTTACCGGCCTCGCGGAGCCGATTATGCTTAAAGAGGAAGAAAATACCGCATCGACTTTAAAATCTGTAAATGATTACAAAAAAAGAATAAAGTTGCGACCTGATATGCAGGCCGCAGAATATAAAATAGCAGCTGCAAAGACTGGTGTAGAGGTTGCGGCTGGAGCCATGTGGTGGCCCGCAGTTGATTTGAACGGGAACTATTACTTGCAGCATGCCGTTCCAAACCAGAGTGTTTTGTGGGACGCTCAAATACTTTTTACCTTCCCGAGTTTTATCAATAATCCTGCTGAATTTAGCACGAACACCGCACTTTCGGTGCAAAGGCAATACGAAATAGCTTTTAGTTTGTTGGAACGGAAAACAGAAGAAGATATAGATGATTTGTATAACACTCTGGAATCGGAGAAAGCACAAATTCAACATCTGGAAAATGCTTATGATTTTTCCGCAAAAAATGTTAAAAGCGTAATTCAGGACTACCGGCTGGGATTAAGTAATAACCTTGATGTGCTGCAGGCTCTGAATGCTTTTATCGACACCAGACGGGCACTTAATAAGGTTCGTTATGCATATAAAACAGACTTTGCTGATTTAGCAGCTATTGTAGTTGATGTGCCGCTTAAAGGTGCCAAATAA
- a CDS encoding response regulator, translated as MDNILNIGLKPNGKPYNFFVIDDSKAMVKMISAALAGLGGEIIGSALNGQEALPLIEQLKDQIDCITCDINMPGMDGITLLPRIRSINPQIKIIMISAMGHAANKTKAKILGAKHFLMKPFQKEQMYVVLKELFNLRDTSTNQKMLSCQGNPLGVFIVETAAVNATILKNLLVSFGCKIIGSVLSGSDAFAEIQMLKNQINVILVDVNLPDMNGMDFIAEIKKLAPALNIVAFSGEYTPDFIRDAKICGAASALKMPTDKDTLLDTLSAIYPG; from the coding sequence ATGGATAACATTTTAAATATCGGATTAAAACCAAACGGAAAACCTTACAATTTTTTTGTCATCGATGATTCCAAGGCAATGGTCAAAATGATCTCCGCTGCTTTAGCAGGTCTTGGCGGAGAAATAATAGGTTCCGCGCTTAATGGCCAGGAAGCCCTTCCGTTAATAGAGCAGTTAAAGGATCAGATAGACTGTATTACCTGCGATATCAATATGCCCGGCATGGATGGCATTACTCTTTTGCCGCGCATTCGCAGTATTAATCCGCAGATAAAAATTATCATGATCAGTGCCATGGGCCATGCTGCCAACAAAACAAAAGCAAAAATTCTGGGAGCCAAACATTTTCTTATGAAGCCTTTCCAGAAAGAACAAATGTATGTGGTTCTAAAAGAATTATTCAATTTACGTGATACCAGCACAAACCAAAAAATGCTTTCCTGTCAGGGCAATCCACTGGGTGTTTTTATTGTTGAAACTGCGGCGGTAAATGCGACAATCCTTAAAAACCTGTTGGTTTCTTTCGGTTGCAAAATAATTGGTTCGGTTTTAAGCGGTTCCGATGCTTTCGCGGAGATTCAAATGCTCAAAAATCAGATTAATGTCATCCTTGTTGATGTTAACCTTCCTGATATGAACGGTATGGACTTTATCGCTGAAATTAAAAAATTGGCTCCAGCTTTAAATATCGTAGCTTTTTCCGGTGAATATACTCCTGATTTTATCCGTGACGCAAAAATCTGTGGCGCAGCTTCAGCGTTAAAAATGCCGACGGATAAAGACACTTTATTGGACACATTATCTGCAATCTACCCCGGCTGA
- a CDS encoding LacI family DNA-binding transcriptional regulator: protein MIRQKDIARECGVSIATVSMAINKPYKISRDVRDKIYTLIDASGYKKNKSDVTTIGVAFDNFQNYFLGDFYNEVLLGIFSRSGELNVNIRVLNNFGAISPKNIYGLDGILFVGKTSDEYIEKALEYKVCLVNAGHPNIHYPQITSVYCEREQTTPSLVNLLLNCGHKNIAVLLGEPEEEVICKEFLKAIAATNPYHNDKFVFQASVHDIDTVEVAWHKILSCKPKISALMCYSDLMAYYIYRCAQKHNVHIPKDLSITGYDGIQAPRYLKLPHPKLTTIQTDRILLGMKSMDLLWHNITSEIKHRKNITINGSVVVNDSVARIN, encoded by the coding sequence ATGATCAGACAAAAAGACATTGCCAGAGAATGCGGAGTATCTATAGCTACAGTTTCCATGGCTATCAATAAACCCTATAAAATTTCCAGGGATGTACGCGATAAAATTTACACTTTAATAGATGCCAGCGGATATAAAAAAAATAAAAGCGACGTAACCACTATAGGTGTGGCTTTTGATAATTTTCAGAATTATTTTCTTGGTGACTTTTATAATGAAGTTCTCTTGGGAATTTTCTCGCGTTCAGGTGAATTAAATGTAAATATCAGAGTTTTAAACAATTTTGGGGCTATTTCTCCTAAAAATATTTATGGTCTGGATGGTATTCTTTTTGTTGGAAAAACATCCGACGAATATATTGAAAAAGCTCTGGAATATAAGGTTTGTCTGGTCAACGCCGGACATCCCAACATCCACTATCCACAAATAACAAGCGTTTATTGTGAAAGAGAGCAAACCACTCCTAGCCTGGTAAACCTGCTGTTAAACTGCGGGCACAAAAATATTGCCGTTCTTTTGGGTGAACCTGAGGAAGAAGTTATCTGCAAAGAATTTTTAAAGGCTATTGCTGCAACCAATCCATATCATAACGACAAGTTTGTTTTTCAGGCAAGCGTTCATGACATTGACACAGTAGAAGTAGCCTGGCATAAAATCTTGTCTTGCAAGCCTAAAATTAGCGCTCTCATGTGTTACTCAGATTTAATGGCTTATTATATTTACAGATGTGCGCAAAAGCACAATGTTCACATCCCTAAGGACCTATCTATTACCGGATATGACGGCATCCAGGCTCCCAGATATTTAAAGCTGCCTCATCCCAAATTAACAACAATACAAACTGACAGAATATTGCTTGGCATGAAAAGCATGGACTTGCTCTGGCACAACATTACCAGCGAAATAAAACACCGCAAAAACATAACTATAAATGGGTCTGTCGTTGTGAACGATTCAGTTGCTAGAATAAATTGA
- a CDS encoding response regulator: MNIGLKANAQAYNFFVIDDNMAMIKILSKLLTILGGNVIEWAMSGHEALKKIEPLKDQIDCITCDVNMPGKLDGITLIPYLKNINPAFNIIMISAIADNANISQSKAAGVDYFLDKPVRREQLYNILKEVFKIP, from the coding sequence ATGAATATCGGGTTAAAGGCTAACGCACAAGCCTATAATTTTTTTGTCATCGATGACAATATGGCTATGATTAAAATCCTCTCCAAATTACTGACAATTTTGGGCGGAAATGTAATCGAATGGGCGATGAGCGGTCATGAAGCACTTAAAAAGATCGAACCGTTAAAAGATCAAATAGACTGTATAACTTGTGATGTAAATATGCCCGGGAAACTGGACGGCATAACTTTGATACCTTATCTCAAAAATATAAATCCTGCATTCAATATAATAATGATCAGTGCCATAGCGGACAATGCCAACATTTCACAGTCCAAAGCTGCGGGTGTAGATTATTTCCTGGATAAACCCGTACGCAGGGAACAGTTATATAATATCCTTAAAGAAGTATTTAAAATCCCCTAA
- the typA gene encoding translational GTPase TypA encodes MKQDKIRNVAIIAHVDHGKTTLVDQLFKQSGLFRSNQEVSVRLMDSMDLEKERGITIMAKNGACHYNHHLINIIDTPGHADFGGEVERVLYMADGAVFLVDAAEGPMPQSYFVLKKAIARNLPVIVVVNKIDKPAARCEWVIDQVFDLLVSLHAPDHILDFPIIYASSKEGYATLDYRQKTTNIFPVFDEIIRYIPAPNGDPHGPLQLLVSTISYSSFLGRQAIGKITSGKMKINQDVVVAKEGAILSASKITKIYKFNANRQVEAEHGNTGDIVAVTGLSDIHVGETITDPLNPIPLPFVPVDPPTISMKFLPNDSPFAGKEGEYVTSRHLKDRLYKELLSDVALHVEDLTDEVGFKVSGRGELHLSILVEKMRREGYEFQVSKTNVIYKEINGEKLEPYEDLTIDVGEAYMGKVIESLGLRKGQLLEISQDNDLTRLRYKIPTRGLLGYHSEFMTQTKGLGTMNYVFADYGPYAGDIIFRKNGVLISKETCTTVAFALFNLQERGVMFMGPGIHIYEGQIIGEHSRDNDLVVNPARGKKLTNMRASGSDEAVALIPHRLMSLEQCIAYINDDELVEITPKSIRLRKILLTELARKRA; translated from the coding sequence ATGAAACAGGATAAAATACGTAATGTTGCGATAATTGCCCATGTAGACCATGGTAAAACTACCCTTGTTGACCAACTCTTCAAGCAGAGCGGGCTTTTCAGGTCCAATCAGGAGGTTTCTGTAAGACTTATGGATTCCATGGACCTGGAAAAAGAACGGGGTATAACCATTATGGCTAAAAATGGAGCCTGTCATTATAATCACCACCTTATTAACATTATTGATACCCCGGGCCATGCCGATTTCGGCGGCGAAGTGGAACGTGTTCTCTATATGGCAGACGGGGCGGTTTTTCTGGTGGACGCAGCTGAAGGACCTATGCCGCAGTCTTACTTTGTTTTAAAAAAAGCCATTGCCCGCAACCTTCCGGTAATTGTTGTAGTTAATAAAATAGACAAACCTGCGGCGCGATGTGAATGGGTAATTGATCAGGTTTTTGACCTGCTTGTCAGCCTGCACGCTCCGGACCATATTCTGGATTTTCCAATTATCTATGCTTCATCCAAAGAAGGTTATGCTACACTGGATTATCGTCAGAAAACAACCAACATCTTTCCTGTATTTGATGAAATTATTCGCTACATACCCGCGCCCAATGGAGACCCACACGGTCCTCTGCAGCTTTTGGTAAGCACCATAAGTTATTCCAGTTTTCTTGGTCGGCAAGCCATTGGCAAAATTACTTCCGGAAAAATGAAGATCAATCAGGATGTTGTTGTTGCCAAAGAAGGAGCAATCCTTTCGGCTTCCAAGATCACCAAAATTTACAAGTTTAATGCCAACAGGCAAGTTGAAGCTGAGCATGGCAATACGGGTGATATTGTAGCAGTGACCGGACTTAGCGACATTCATGTCGGAGAAACCATTACTGATCCTCTTAATCCGATACCCCTGCCCTTTGTACCGGTAGACCCGCCGACTATATCTATGAAATTTTTACCGAATGATTCTCCGTTTGCTGGCAAGGAAGGCGAATATGTAACTTCCAGGCACCTGAAGGACCGTCTTTATAAAGAATTATTATCGGATGTAGCCTTGCACGTTGAAGACCTTACAGATGAAGTAGGTTTTAAGGTATCGGGACGAGGAGAACTGCATTTATCCATTCTTGTAGAAAAAATGCGACGTGAGGGCTATGAATTCCAGGTTTCTAAAACCAATGTAATCTATAAAGAAATAAATGGAGAGAAACTGGAGCCATACGAAGATTTAACCATAGATGTAGGTGAGGCCTATATGGGAAAAGTTATCGAAAGTCTGGGGCTTCGCAAGGGCCAGCTATTGGAAATTTCTCAGGATAATGACCTCACCCGACTGCGCTACAAAATTCCTACCCGCGGCCTGCTCGGCTACCATTCCGAGTTTATGACCCAGACCAAAGGGCTGGGGACCATGAATTATGTCTTTGCTGATTACGGCCCGTACGCCGGAGATATAATCTTTCGAAAAAATGGTGTGCTTATTTCCAAGGAAACCTGTACCACCGTGGCTTTTGCCTTGTTCAATCTGCAGGAACGCGGTGTTATGTTTATGGGGCCGGGGATCCATATCTATGAAGGCCAGATAATCGGAGAACACTCTCGGGATAACGATCTGGTTGTAAATCCGGCCAGAGGCAAAAAGCTGACCAATATGCGCGCTTCCGGCTCGGATGAAGCTGTAGCCCTTATACCGCACAGGTTAATGAGCTTGGAACAATGTATCGCCTATATAAACGATGATGAGCTGGTAGAAATCACTCCCAAATCGATACGACTGAGAAAAATACTCCTTACCGAACTTGCCAGAAAACGTGCCTGA